A window from Amblyomma americanum isolate KBUSLIRL-KWMA chromosome 7, ASM5285725v1, whole genome shotgun sequence encodes these proteins:
- the LOC144097070 gene encoding uncharacterized protein LOC144097070, with product MNRTAGCSGSLVAFVRSQQSSFSNGTGGTDTAAAEKDGRLGERHGVASSSLSRRLGGVVRGVLTASRPPRLPPMGPSNLRPGAAQHSVSRTPSPVRGSTSSASWETIPLNTGIIRPLDALSKQQQRKILRRLFCCCPTS from the exons ATGAACCGGACGGCTGGGTGCTCAGGGAGCCTCGTGGCGTTCGTGAGGAGTCAGCAGAGCAGCTTTTCGAACG GCACGGGCGGGACGGACACGGCGGCTGCGGAGAAGGATGGACGGCTAGGGGAGCGCCACGGCGTGGCGAGCTCGTCCTTGAGCCGTCGGCTGGGTGGCGTGGTGCGCGGTGTCCTGACCGCGAGCAGGCCGCCACGGCTGCCTCCGATGGGGCCCAGCAACCTGCGTCCGGGTGCTGCGCAGCACTCCGTGTCCCGCACGCCGTCGCCCGTTCGCGGCTCGACCAGCTCGGCCTCATGGGAGACCATCCCGCTCAACACCGGCATCATCCGGCCCCTGGACGCCCTCAGCAA GCAACAGCAGAGAAAAATTCTACGCCGCTTGTTCTGCTGCTGCCCCACTTCGTGA